aataattttatttatataaactaataagagtttggTCCCACAgattatttaactaataaaataaataataaaaaataaaccctaattataataACCAGGTTTTAGAGAGAAAATATGTGAGGGGCGTTCTTACTTCCAACTCCAGCGGACTTTCTTCCAACTCCAGCGATCTTCCCTCCAACTCCTGCAATCTTCCTTCCAACTCCGCGTCCGTGGCACGATCGCCCGACCTATCATAAAGTGTGCGCTGGGTGGTCCGACtcaatgttcaaatcaacaaacatatagatttgaacatccatttttcatatttGTTCATTCTataatgggagcaaaatgaacaaacttggagtttgttcattccataggaactgctcttctAGATTAAGCAAAGAACCATAAATCACTTTGTGCACTTTGGGGTTTTTCTTTCTTGATCTTTTTAGGTGTTCATATAAAAACAAAACAGTTTTGGTAGGAATGGTTAGCTTTTAAACTCAGTGGTTAAAATAAATAATGGGGTGATTACTCCCATTTGGAATGCTTCATGGATTCCAGGGATTGTTCTTCCTCCCTCTCCCATGAATACTGCTTGTAATTCATTTGTTTATGTGTCTGAGCTTATTGACTATAATCATAACTGTTGGAATGTACCTCTTCTGAACCTCTTATTCTCCCCAGATGAGGTTATTAGAATTAAGTCTATTAGATTGAATTTGTTGCAGCCGAACTCGCTTATGTGGGCTCATACTAGGAATGGTAAGTTTACCATCAAATCTGCTTATAGAATTTATATGAATGATATTCCTTCTCCTGAAGACTCCACTTTCTGGAGGAAAGTCTGGGATATTGATTGTCTGCCGAAAGTTAAGTTTTTTATGTGGAAAATGTTTGCTCATATGCTCCCAGTTAATGCCATTATGAAGCTTTACAATCCTCATGTGAATGTTCTCTGCTCTTTCTGTAATGCTCATGATGAAACTGTGATGCATCTTTTTGTTAACTGCCCTATAGTGTTGCGTATTTGGTTCAGTCTTTCCCTTCATCATTTGATATCTACTGATTTGGATTGGGTTGATGATATTTTCTTATATTGGCATGAATCAAGCCTGGGTGCTTCTCCTTTTAAAGTTGGTTGGCCTAGTGTAGGTGCTATTGTTATGTGGTCTATATGGAAGTTGCGGTGTGATGTAGTTTTCAAGTGTGCTTCTCTGGATACGAACAGGATCATTGTTGATATCAAGACAATGTTAAATTCTTACATTGCTCCAAGGATTACTGTTATGAATCTTGTACACAATGTCAAAATTTCACATTCTGAAGTGGAGAACTTTATGTTTGTAGATGGCTCTTTCAAGAATTTTAATTTTGGAATGGGTGTTATTTGGTGTGATGCTGCAGGGAATGTAAGAAAGGTGCGCTCGGACTTTGGGTTGATTCAAGATGCAGTGGGAGCTGAAGCTGCTGTTCTTAGTTTTGCCATCTCTTGGGCAGAAGAGATGAATCTTCCCAAAGTAGTGTTTGTTAGTGATTGTCTCCAACTGGTGCATTTTGTGAATGGCTGCAACATCTATGTGGGCTGGAGAAGCCAAGACCTCTTGGAGCAATGTCGGAGTTCTATTTCTAGTTATGTTTTTTTTAATGTTATGTATATAAAGCAGTTAAATAACCTCTTAGCGGACCGTCTTGCGCGACGGGCTAGAAAAAACAATCTTAAGGGTTTATGGTTTTCTCTTCCAAATTTTCTTGATGGTGTGTTCAggaagataaactttagtgaaaTTTGTAACTCTCTTGTTTCTTAATGAAGGTGgtgtttcttaaaaaaaaaaaaaaaaaggaaaaaaaaggaatGGTTAGCTTTTGGTTCTTATTATTGAAGTTAGTAGGTAATACGTGTGATGAGTGGAGAAAAAGATAAACTAAACGGAAAGATgcaaaaccctaaaccctaaatcaAGGATGGAAACAGAAAAGAATGTTTTGCTCGTTTCTCACACACTCCTAAACTTAATTTGACTAGAAAACTAGTACTATCTTTATCCTCTAACCAAAGTTTAGTTCACGCTAAACCATGTCTTGATTGGGTAAACTTAGGTCTCAAAACTTGCTGAAATGAGCTGTAATCACACAGCATGTTTACTCGTATTTTTTGAATATGTAGCTGCATTTGATTCTTTAAACCAATGCCAAGATCCCTTCCCAGGATTACATTTCCCATATACGACATTATATATCCTATTATAATTACACGAGTGTTTTCGATACCGTTCATACTCGCATGTCGAAATGTATTGTACACCTGTTGAACGACAAACAATCGACAGGTATACACATCTTAGCACTATTTATACGTGACGGTACGTAACCTCGCTTACCTTTTCCAGGCAAAGTCATTAAACAAAGAAGTAATTAGTTTAGTCATTAAAGAAAAGTTTATTAGAGAAAACCAATTAATAAACAAGGATATAAGTAATGACTTAACGGATTAAACAGTCATGTGGAATATATATACTATAATTTTGTAAGCCTTAAAGTGTTTGTTAGACACCATTTCGCCTCTCCTCGCAACAAAAGCTGTTGCGACAGCTGGCTGGCCCTTGGTTGGTCATTGATAATATGTGTATAGGTGAAATGAATGAAACTGCTACTTTGATGTAAAGAAAACACTTGTTTATAAAGTTATCTTAAGATTCTACAAACACATAATTAGTAGAGAACGGGAGGTGCACGGTACACAATTGTACAAACTGGAAAGGAAGCACAGAGTACACAATTGTACAAACTAGAAAGCGAGAGAAGAGATGTAGTAATGGCAGCACATGAGTTGTGTTTGATTTTAGGGAGTAGGAAATTTCATAGAAGCTCTCGAAAAGATACGATGGATGATGATGAAAAAACAAAGCAGATTCTAATGCTCTATTATAGACTCGGAACTAAAGAGGTCTTTGGTAGACTCTTGGCATAGCATGTGGGTGTAAAGTATAGTGATTGGCTTTAAGCTACTTGATTTGGATTTGACACTAAACCAACTAAGGATAAGTATCTCTGCTCTTTGCCAGTGGCCATTGGCTGATCCAAAGTATGAAGTAAGGATGAATGCTCCAAATATCCATCAAAACTATGTTTCATGCACCGTGTCAGTCTAATTTTGATCTAGTGCAgtcagagcaactgcagtggagcGAGTATAATTAAAgagcaaaaaccaaaaaaaattataaaagattGGTTTACTCCGTGGTGCGACGCTACGGTACACGAATAAAATTTGGTCGAGCGCAACTTAAATGTTCGCCCAAACCAGGCTCACTTTAAACTCTCGTCCCACTTTAtacttgtttaatttttttttattcaaacgTAAATATAATCTTCGCCCCACCATCAGGCGCACTTTATACTTACGCCACACCTCAAACGTAAATTATACCTACGCACGGTGTCAGACGTAATTTTAAATCACGCTCCACCAAAACCAAACTAAAGACCAAATAtgatttggtttttggtttttgtcTGGTATTTGATCTTTACTCTGTTCTGATGTGGTTGATTTCTGGTCCAAATTTTTGGTTTTGGTtgatgactgtggttgctctcagGATTTAAACTGAAGCCCATAAGATCGAAGTAGGTGCTAGTTGGTTTCTACTTCTAGGGATACTTGAAGAACCATTtcttagggaccatggtttttttggggggaccatggtcttattaggccaacctccctatacttataaggggtgtcctaaagttaggtaagtaGACATTTaccttttaatttaaattaaaactaacctaataactacataaatctaatcatatatatcttctaaatgaatctattaaccaaaatcaaaatcaaaatcaaaaacaaaaatagggggaatcaaaaaaatttagttttgaaaaaaaattatcctcttcttcttctctctttgttTGACGtttctcgttcgattgaaaaatgagtattaaccatcaaaatgagttgaaaacggaagttgcagagagaagttcggctaggaattatgtgaaaaactttttcgaactaaccgaacctaatggaaatgatgaacatgaagaacagtttggctatttggcaaaaaaaaaaaaatctcaaccgaaccttagttcggttatgtcgcaaaaaacatttcaaagcgaaccctaatagttcggttagtagcaaaaaacatttcccaaccgaaccctaatagttcggttagttgcaaaaaca
This genomic stretch from Papaver somniferum cultivar HN1 chromosome 5, ASM357369v1, whole genome shotgun sequence harbors:
- the LOC113278971 gene encoding uncharacterized protein LOC113278971, producing MNTACNSFVYVSELIDYNHNCWNVPLLNLLFSPDEVIRIKSIRLNLLQPNSLMWAHTRNGKFTIKSAYRIYMNDIPSPEDSTFWRKVWDIDCLPKVKFFMWKMFAHMLPVNAIMKLYNPHVNVLCSFCNAHDETVMHLFVNCPIVLRIWFSLSLHHLISTDLDWVDDIFLYWHESSLGASPFKVGWPSVGAIVMWSIWKLRCDVVFKCASLDTNRIIVDIKTMLNSYIAPRITVMNLVHNVKISHSEVENFMFVDGSFKNFNFGMGVIWCDAAGNVRKVRSDFGLIQDAVGAEAAVLSFAISWAEEMNLPKVVFVSDCLQLVHFVNGCNIYVGWRSQDLLEQCRSSISSYVFFNVMYIKQLNNLLADRLARRARKNNLKGLWFSLPNFLDGVFRKINFSEICNSLVS